From the Pyrenophora tritici-repentis strain M4 chromosome 5, whole genome shotgun sequence genome, the window ACGTCTGCAGCAGGCTAACTGGCATTGACACGTACTGACCCACTACAGAAAAGGAAAAGGGAACGAAATGTCTTATCCGTATGGACCCAGCATCGCAGAAAACAACTCTCTATGCGCCGCAAGAGGGAAACGGACGCAGGGTCCTCGAAGACAAAGAGTTCACCTTTGACCGCTCATACTGGTCGCATGACGAGAGCGACCCGCACTATGCCCACCAGGAAGACGTCTACCGCTCCTTTGGCGAAGAGTTCCTCGACCACAACTTCAGCGGTTACCACACATGTATCTTCGCGTACGGACAGACGGGCTCGGGCAAGAGTTATACCATGATGGGCACACCAGACAATCCAGGTTTGATTCCGCGAACGTGCGAGGAGCTGTTCGACAGGATCGCCCATGAACCGTCACCCAACACCAATTACCACGTCCAGGTCTCCTACTTTGAAGTATACAACGAGCACGTCCGCGACTTGCTCACCCCAAGGACGAACCCGCCCATCTACCTCAAGATCCGCGAGAGCCAAAGGGACGGTGTCTACGTGCAGGGTCTGACTGAGGCCGAAGTGAAGAGCTATGCTGACGTCGCGCGCTTGATGAAGGTTGGTGATATGGTAAGTATCTCGTCCTGTGTCGAATCTAATGGTTTACTAACCAACTATGCAGAGTCGAACAACGGCATCCACTAAGATGAACGACACATCGTCCCGCTCCCACGCCGTCTTCACAATTCGCCTCAAGCAGATTACACATTCCCTCCTCTCCGACGAGACCATCGAACGTACAGCACGCATGCGCCTCGTCGATCTCGCTGGTTCCGAACGTGCCAAATCCACAGAGGCGACTGGAGCTCGACTGAAGGAAGGTGGGCAAATCAACAAGTCTCTTACTACGCTTGGGCGCGTCATCGCTGCACTCGCGGACCCACGGCGACACGGTGCCAAAGGACGGCGGCCGCGCGAAGTCGTTCCATACCGCGACTCGGTCTTGACATGGCTGCTGAGAGACTCTCTGGGCGGCAACAGTAAAACAGCCATGGTCGCCTGCATTGCGCCAGCCGACTACGACGAGACCCTCTCCACTCTTCGCTACGCCGACCAAGCGAAGCGGATCCGCACTCGTGCCTTGGTCAACCAGGACTGTATGTCAGCTGCACAGCGAGACGCCCAAATCGCCGAGATGTCGGAGCAGATCCGGAGTCTCCAGGTCTGCGTCAATGCCGCGAGTCAACGGAAGAGAGAAGAGGCTACTGAGCTGGACGAGTACCAGAGACAGGTCGCACTCATGCAACGTCTCATGGAAGAGAACCGACAGGTCTCGGCAGCAAAGATCAAGGCGCTCACGTCCGAAGTCGAAGAGCTACGCCCTCTCAACGTGACTCTGCGCGCCGAGATCGACACATTGCGTCGCCATCTCGCTCTTGCCCTTGGAGAACTCAAGAACCCCATCGTCTTACCTCCGCCACGAGAACTTGGCACACCGGACTTTGAGAGCGATGCATGGCTTGGCGAAGGGGAGGGCACAGAGGGCTTGGTTGCTCCCCCTGCTGACGGTGAGGCTAGCGATGGTGACTCTGATTCTGGTTACGACGAGGGTGACCATGACGAGCTGGCACAAGAGCTGCAGGACGAGGCGGAGAACTTCCTAAGGGATCTAGGCATGTTCCGCAGGAAGGTCGGCAGTGACGTGGAGAGATTCGGAATTCGCGAAGGGCTTGCTGAAATCATTGGGAACGGTGTTTGAATATGACGAGAGACGAGAGATGAGGGACTTGTGCTAAGAATGATGAAGGAACCGGACTTCTACGGCGCACAAATTGATTACAAATGCATGAGCGACGGCGTTTTGTTCCTACAAGGCGTAGTGATGGGCAAGGATAGTTTAGTAGCAGTATATAGTATTCGAATAATGCAGAGCATTTTGTTATCATTTATAGCGTATGATTGTGTACAGCATAGTTATGGGTGACCCAGCCTCGGCGGATGTTGAGAGCTATGACCGCGACTGGAACTCGACCCCAACGCGCAGGCTCCCGACACCTTCGCGCAATGCTACCGCGATAGCTGCGACCAACCATGTCCAAGCCAACAGCCAACTGGGAGAAGGTCGGCGACAAGTTTTACCGAAAAGTGCAGCTCTACCAAGCTGTATTTGACCAGGACCTTGAGCTCGAGAACTACAATGTGGTGGGGGCGCCGTATAGCGGTGCTGTAGGTAGGTATGTCCCGCTGGCCTGCTATTGACTGCGCGTGTCTATGGATAAGTGAAAACTGACTGTAATAGCCATATTTCGCGATGAAGAGAAGCTGCATACCTATAGGGGTCCCGGCGCATCCAAGCCTAGCATCGACATCTATAGCTGCGCGGGCAAGCTGATCCGGAGCATAAATGTACGATGCCTGCACATGGACCATGGCGAAGACCGCATCCAAGCTGACGGCATGTAGTGGGACAAGGGCACAATCAAAGGCCTAGGCTGGTCTGAAGATGAGAAGCTGCTCGTCATCACATCAGACGGCACGGTCCGCTGCTACTACGATCTCCAGGGCGACTTCGTGCCTTTTACACTCGGTCATGGCGCAGAAGAATTTGGCGTCGTATCCTGCAAGTTCTATGGTACCGGCTTCGTTGCGCTTCTCGGGAACAATCACCTCATTTCCGTTACCTCGTACGCCGAACCGCGCCCCAAGCTCCTCGCTATACCGCCGACCGATCCCGTTATATCGTGGAGCATAATACCGCCTGCCTATTCGCTTTCGCGCTCCGTCGAAGTCATTCTTGCCATTGGTGCCACACTCTACGTCGTGGATGCGACCGAAGCAGAGGATAGGAACTTCGATGCTGGTCCGTTTAGACATATCAGCGTCAGTCCGCGTGCTGAATTCCTTGCCTTCTACACCGAGGATGGCAAGGTTTGGGTCGTTAGCGGTGACTGGAGCGAAAAGCTGAGCGAATATGACAGCAAGATAAAGACTGTACCAAAAGACATGGAATGGTGTGGATCGAACGCTGTTGCGCTGGCATGGGAGGACGAGGTACATTTGATTGGGCCAAGAAGTGCGGCGACCAAGTTTTACTACGATACTTGGGTGCACCTGTTGCCGGACGTCGATGGCATAAGGCTTTTGACGAATGACATATGCGAGTTCATTCAAAAAGTCCCAGACGAAGCGGTCGATGTGTTCCGTCTGGGGTCAGATTCGCCTGCTGCAAACCTTCTAGAGGCGTCTTCCCTCCTGGAGCAGAAAAGCCCGAAAGCGGACGACCTCATACAGCTGATCCGACCGAGCCTGGCAGAAGCAGTGGATACATGCATCAAGGCCGCCGCGCATGAGTACAACATCCATTGGCAGAAGGCGCTATTGAAAGCTGCTTCGTATGGAAAGTCAGTACTGGACTTGTACTCGTCTGATGACTTTGTCGATACATGCGATACCCTACGTGTGTTGAACGCTGTCCGCTTCTACGAAGTTGGACTACCACTCAGCTACGAACAGTACCGTCGCATGACTCCAGAAAAGCTCGTTGAGCGTCTCACGAACCGTAGCGAATATCTTCTAGCACTGCGCATAGCCGAGTACCTGCATCTACCTGCAAATCAGATCCATGGCCATTGGGCACAACAAAAGGTTCGCGTATCGACTGATCCCGAAGAGGAGATATGTAGCCTTATAGTCAAGAAGCTTAATGGTAAGCCAGGTGTTTCTTTTGAGGAGATTGCACGGGCGGCGTATGACGAAGGTCGCGTCCGACTGGCCACCGAGCTGCTCAACTACGAACCCAGGGCCGGCAAACAGGTTC encodes:
- a CDS encoding KIP1, Kinesin protein produces the protein MDPASQKTTLYAPQEGNGRRVLEDKEFTFDRSYWSHDESDPHYAHQEDVYRSFGEEFLDHNFSGYHTCIFAYGQTGSGKSYTMMGTPDNPGLIPRTCEELFDRIAHEPSPNTNYHVQVSYFEVYNEHVRDLLTPRTNPPIYLKIRESQRDGVYVQGLTEAEVKSYADVARLMKVGDMSRTTASTKMNDTSSRSHAVFTIRLKQITHSLLSDETIERTARMRLVDLAGSERAKSTEATGARLKEGGQINKSLTTLGRVIAALADPRRHGAKGRRPREVVPYRDSVLTWLLRDSLGGNSKTAMVACIAPADYDETLSTLRYADQAKRIRTRALVNQDCMSAAQRDAQIAEMSEQIRSLQVCVNAASQRKREEATELDEYQRQVALMQRLMEENRQVSAAKIKALTSEVEELRPLNVTLRAEIDTLRRHLALALGELKNPIVLPPPRELGTPDFESDAWLGEGEGTEGLVAPPADGEASDGDSDSGYDEGDHDELAQELQDEAENFLRDLGMFRRKVGSDVERFGIREGLAEIIGNGV
- a CDS encoding Vps16-N domain containing protein, which translates into the protein MSKPTANWEKVGDKFYRKVQLYQAVFDQDLELENYNVVGAPYSGAVGRYVPLACY